The genomic interval TTGCCGGTCCGGTCGGCCAGCGCGTCCCGGGACCGTTCGGCGGCCGCCAGCTGGTCGTCGTCGTGGACGAGGATCACGCCGCGGTACTGGCGCTTGTGGGCCGCCGAGAACGGGTCGTGACTGCGCCAACACACCTCCAGTAGGTCCGTGTAGTCGAGATCGGCAGGGGCGTACTCCACCTGGACGACCTCCGTGTGGTCGCCAAGCGAGTAGTAGGTCGGGTCGGCCGCGGTGCCGCCGGCGTAGCCGACGCGGGTCCGGACGACGCCCGTCATCGAGCCAAAGCGGGCGTCGGGGCCCCAGAAACAGCCCAGCCCGAACGTCGCCGTCCGGGTTTCGCTGGGTGGGGGTGCCGTCCGGTCCGGCGTCAGCCGGTCCGTCGCTTCCATAGTCGTCCTATGGTCCCCGACGCGGTTCCGTCCTTCGGCTTCCGAAACCGGGAGCTTCAATTGCTCCGGCGCGCAAGCCCCTGTCATGAGCCTGGAACTCGAACACTACTGTCCGACGTGTGACCAGTACCGCGACTTCTGGAAGGTCGCCAGCACGAGGATGCACCTCGGCACGAAGGTCAAGTGGCACTGTCCGGAGTGTGACTACGGCTTCGTCCGCATCGACGGCGAGGTCGACACCGCCCAGGTCGCGTAGCTCTCTGTACTGCTATTGAGCCCTCTTAGCAGCGGTTTTACTCGCCCTGTTCGACGGCTCAGTCGAGCCATGCACTCAGAGCCCGACTGGGTGGCCGACGAGACCCGACAGCCCGAGACGCCGGCCGTGGAACTGCAGTCGACGGTCGTCCGCTACAGCGACGGGGCGGATCGCTGTACGGTGTATCCGCCGGACTGTCCCGAGACGGCCCGGCTCACCACGTGGCTCAGTGCCGACCGAGCCGTGTTCGTCGACCGGGACGCCATGCGGTGACCGGGATTTTATATTCGACGGCGACGAGGTACGGACAATGAGTATCGACGTGCTATTGGTCGACGAAGACCGTGACGTACTCGAAATCGTCGAGACGTTTCTGGGGCAGGAAGACGGGTTCGTGGTGACCGGCGAGACCGATCCCGAAACGGCGCTCGGACGGATCGCCGACGGGGGGTACGACGCGGTCGTCAGCGACTACAAGATGCCGAAACTGGACGGGCTGGAGCTCTGTTCGGCGTTGCGAGACCGCGGGAACGACGTGCCGTTTCTCCTGTTTACGGCCCGTGAACTCGAAGACCTGGAGGGCGCGGCGGACGACGCGGGCGTCACGAACATCGTCCAGAAGGGGACCGGAACCGAACAGTACAGCGTCCTGGCAGATCACATCCGTGACGTAGTCTAATCGCCGGTCCGCGGGATGTGGAGCCGGACGACCGTCCCGTCGTCGTCCGACTCGAACGACACCGAGCCGCCGTAGGAGTTCGTCACCCAGATGACGAGCCACAGCCCCAGCCCGCTGCCGTGGGTCAACTGGGTGATCGGCTCGTCGCCGGTGAGCACGTCCAGTTCGTGCTCGGGGATTCCCGGACCGTCGTCCGCGACGGTCACGGTGACGGTCTCGCTGCCGGCCGAGACGGTCAACCGGACCGACGGGTCGTCGCCGCCGTGTTCGACAGCGTTTTCGAGGAGTTCCTCGACGACCCGCTGGAAGCGCCCGTCGGCGGCGACCGCCTGCTGGTCGGGGAGGGAAGTGTCGATGTCGACCCCGTACTGCTGGGACACGGTGTCGGCCAGCGACGCCACGACGGACGGTACGTCGACAGGCTGGTTGCCCGCGTCCTCGCGGCGGACCGACCGCTCGATCTGGCGTGCACGGTCACTGAGCGACGCCACTTCCTCGGCCTTGCGCTGGAGTCGCTCCAGCAGCGACGCCAGTTGCTCGTCTTCGATCCGTTCGTGTACCTCGTCGGCCAGGCCCAACACGACTGTCAGGTCGTTCCGGAGGTTGTGCCGCAACACCCTGTTGAGCACTTCGAGACGGCGTTCGCGCTCACGCTGGTCCGTGATATCGGTGTAGATCCCGAACCCGGCGACGGTGTCCCCGTCGTCCTGGCTGTAGGGGACGCCGCGAAACAGGAAGTCCCGGGCGCCGTGTACCGTCTGTCGCCGGACCTCCGCCTGGACTGTCTCGCCGGCCTGGCCGAGTTCGTCGAGGTGGACGGCCTCCTCGTGGACGTTCTCACCCGGCGGCAGGATGAAGTCGTTGAGGTTGGCACCGATCACCTCGTTGCGGTCGAAGCCGAACACGTCAGAGAACGCGGCGTTGAGCGACTTGACGACCGGCTCCCCGTCGACGAACTCGCTCTCGACGACGGCGTCCGGGAGGTTGTCGAACAGATAGGTAAAGCGGTCTTGCTCCTCCTGGAGCTGCTCGCGGGCCTGCTTGAGGTCGGTGAGGTCACGCACGACGCCGATCGAGCCGCGGAAACTCTCGCCGTCGACGAGCGACACCTCGACCTCGGCCGGGCGGTGGTCGCCGCGGGCCGTCGTCAGCGCCGTCTCGACTTTGACCCCGTCCGCGTCGCTCTCCCGGAGATCACGGATCGCCTGCTCGAAGGCCGCGACCTCCCGGTCGTCGAGCAGCCGGCTCGGGCGCTCGCCCAGCATCTCCCCGGGCTCGAACCCGAGCCACTCCGCGAGCGGATCGGTCACGAGCTGGAACCGCCCCTCGGTGTCCAGGACGTACACCATGTCCCGGACGTTCTCGACGACGGTCTGGTAGCGCAACAGGTCCTGTTCGCGGGCGACACGGTCCAGCGCGGCGGCCGCGTTCGAGGCGAGGATCTCCGCGACCGAGGCGTCGGTGTCGTCGAACCCCTCGGGGTCGTCGGTCCCGATGCTCATGACGCCGTGGTCGCCCATCGGGACGTACATCGCGCCGGCGACGGGGATCTCGCCGTCGACGAGGTCGCTGTCGGCGAACTCGTCGAAGTCGTCGACCCTGATCGTCTCCCCGCGCTGGAACGCCCGCCCGGGGATTCCCTCGTCGGCGTCGTACTGTGGCCGGTAGGGCGACTTGTCGGTCGCGGTGACGACATCCAGCGTCTCCCTGTCCTCGTCGTACAGGCGGACCAGGTTCATCTCGAACCCGAGATCACGTTTCGCCGCACTGACGACGGTCTCGGCGACCTCCTCGGGTCTGTGGGCCTGCATCAGTGCCCGGGTCGTATCCAGCAGCCCCGAGAGCGCCTCGTCCCGGCGGCGCTGTTCCGTGATGTCGTGGAAGTACACCGAGAGCCCGTTCTCCGAGGGGTAGGCGGTGACCTGGAACCACCTGTCGATGGGCGGGTAGAACGCCTCGAAGGTCGTCTGCTCCTGTGTCTCCATGGCGTCGTGATACTGGCGGTAGAACTTCGAGTCGACCGCGTCGGGGAACATCTCCCAGAGGTTCTCGCCTAACACCGTCTCGGCGTCCTTCCCGAGTACCTCCTCGGCGCGGCTGTTGAAGAAGGTCAGCTCCCAGCTGTCGTCGACCGCGAAGAAGGCGTCACCCACCCGGCGGAGGATCTGTTCGGTCCGCTCGCGGGCCAGTTCGAGCTCCCGTTCGCGCTCCTTTCGCTCGGTGATGTCGCGGATGACGCCGGCGGTCCCGACGAACTCCTCGTCGTCCCACAGGAGCGTCATGTGGTCTTCCGCGGGGAAGCTGTCGCCGTCGGCCCGCTGGAGCGCGAGGTCGAAGGTAGCCTCGTCGTCGAGATTCCCGAACAGCATCTCCCGGACGACCATCTCCGCTCGTTCGACGACCTCGTCGGTCTTGACGACGCTCGTATGCGAGCCCAGCAGCGCCTCCTCGGAGTAGCCCGTCAGATCGAGCATCGCCTCGTTGACGAACTCGAAAGAGCCCTCGTCGTCGAGGGCGTAGACGCCGTCGTCGACGGCTTCGATGATGTCCTCGTACCGTTCGAGTTCGTCCTCGCGCTGGCGGCGCTCGACCTCGCGGCTCACCCACTGGATGAGCACCTCGATGAACGTCTGTTCCGCGTCCGAGAAGGGGTCGTCACGGGGTTCGTCGTCGGCGAAACACAGCGTCCCGTAGAGTTCGCCGTCGACGTGGATCGCCCCGCCCATGTAGCAGGCGATCCCGCCGGCCTTGTAGGGGACGCTGTCCCCCCACCCCTCCTCGGCAGCGTCCCGAATCCCGAGGGTCTCGCCGTCCTCGACGACGCGCCGACAATACGTGTGATCGAGGTCGACGGTGACGCCCTCCCGGACGACCTCGTGGTCCCCGACCAGCGTCTGGATCTCGTAGTCGGACCCGTCGATGCGGCTCAGATACCCCAGCGACAGGCCGAGCCGGTCGGCGCCGAGTTCCAGGACACGCTCGATCGTCTCCCGCTGTGTGAGCGTGTCGTTCGCCGCCAGCCGCGCGAGTTGCTGGAGCGACTCGTTGTTCGCTCTGAGTGCCGCCTGGCGCTCTCGCTGATCCGTGATATCGGTCGCGATGGCGACCAGGCGCGGCGCTTCTGCGTCACGGTCCTCGATGACGCCGTTCGTGTGGAGCCACCGGACCTCGTCGTCGACGAGCACGCGGAACTCGGACTCGAACTGCTCGCCGTCCCCGCGTGCCGCCTGGAACTCGTCGAACACCACGGACCGGTCCTCGGGATGGACGTACTGATAGAACTCCTCCAGCGTGCCGCCGAACGCTTCTGGTGTCGTGTCGAACAGCGCCGCGGTGGCGTCGTCCCACACGACCTCGCCGGTCTCCAGGTTCAGTTCGTAGACCCCCGTGTCCGTGCCATCGAGTGCCAGATCGAGCCGTCTGTTGGTCGCTTCGAGGCGCTCCTCGCGGTCCTTCCGATCCGAGATGTCACGGACGACGCCGGTGCAGTACCAGTCCCCGTCGTGCTCGAAGTCCCCGAAGGAGACGGCGACCGTCAGTTCGTCCCCCGAGGCGGTGAGCAGCGGAAGCTCCAGGTAGTCCCAGTCGATCGCCCGCTCTCTGTTCTCGACGTACGCTTTGAGCCCCTCTTCGTGGGCCTGTTCGAGGTGGTCGGGGACGAGTTTTACGAACGGGTCGCCGACCAGTTCGTCGCGGTCGTAGCCCGTCAACTCGGTCAGGGGATCGTTCGCGTAGACGATCCGACTCTCGGCGTCGATCGTGACGACGGCGTCGTTGATGCTGCCGGCGACGGCTTCGAACGAGGAATCGAACGCCGTCGGCAGGGTCCGAGGCGCGTCCGTGCGCGGTCGGTACGCCTCGACCCGTTCGGCGAGGTCTGCCTCGTCGAGGGGCACGTACTCGGTCGCCCCGAGCCGTGTCGCCTCGGCGGCGAGACGGCCGTCCGGACTGTCTGTACAGTAGAGGACGGGAACCGTCTCGTCGATCCTTCGGACGGCTTCGACCACGTCCAGTCCGGTCTCCGGTCCATCGAGTGTGTGTTCACAAACGATCACGTCGGGGATGCTGTCGGCCAGTGTTTCGACTACTGCCTCCGACGACGAAACTGTCAGCACCCCATCGACTGCGAGTGTTGGTGGCCCCCCGTCCGACCGACGGACGTACAGGACATCGACTTCCTCCGACATGCTGCGATTACGGCTACAAACAGGGGGAGACACATATACTCCTCGCCGCCGTTATCAGCGGCGAAAGCCGGCCCACAGTATTGTGCGTCGAGAGTCTCGTCGGACGGGAGCTCTCGACGGCTCGATCAGCCATAAATGCTATGCTGCGATAGAAAATACGGTTCCACGGTCCGAACCAACACACGCTTTACTGCTATCGAGCCGAAACAGTCGGACATGTCCCTGCAGCAACTCGCGATCGGTGTGATCCTCGTCCTCTCGCTTGGAGCCGCTACCGGTCCCGTGACAGCACAGACAGCCACTGCCGACACGCACGTCGTCGCCGCCGACGGGAGCGGTGAGTTCCGGACGATCGACGCTGCGCTCGCGGCCGCCGACGACGGCGACACCGTCGAGGTCAGGCCCGGCGTCTACCGCGAGCGGGTGACCGTCGACGACAACGTCACGCTCGTGGCGCCCCACGGCGCCGTTCTCGACGGCGGACAGTTCACCGACAGCGCCGCCCTGTCCCTGGGTCGCGACACCGCGGCGACGATCCGGGGGTTCACGATCCGGTACTACACGGTCGGGGTCTGGGCCAACGGAACCACCGGTGACTGGACCGTCACGAACACCTCGGTGATCGGCGGGACCGTCGGGATCGAGGCCAGCAACACGGCAGGCGACTGGACGGTCGCGAGCACGACGGTCGCCGCCACGAGCGACGACGCGCTGTACGCGCCCCGGGCGAGCGGCGCGTGGACGATCGCCGACAGCCGGTTCGACTCGCCGGGCGGCGACGGGATCGATGCGGCCCGGACGACGGGCGAGTGGCGCGTCAGGGACGTGGTCGTCACACGACCCGCGACGGACGGGATCGACGCGACCGGGTCGACGGGTGACTGGCGCGTCACGGACGCGCGAGTCAGCGACGCCGAACGCGGGCTCAAGGCGATCCGAGCGGACGGCGACTGGCGGGCGATGGGAGTGACGGTTCGGGACAGCCCGGTCGGGATCACCGCTCCGCGCGCGACGGGCGCGTGGACAGTCACGGACGCCGACGTGCGCGCCAGCGGCGTCGCGGCCTTCGTCGGCCGGACGACAGGCGCCTGGACGATCGCCGACAGCCGTCTCGACGGGGGCGTCCGCGGGGTCTACGCCTTCGGGACGCGGGGTCCCTGGACCATCCGGAACACGGTGATCACGACGGACGATACATCAGCGGCCGTGGGTGTCGACACCCGCGAAGCGAGCGGTGACTGGCGGACACAGAACGTCTCCGTCCGCGTCGCCACCCCGTAGCCGAGCGGACAGCGAACCGCAGTCCCGTTCTCGCTCGCCGAGACAGTGGAGCACCGGATCTGAGCGCGTCGTGACCGCGACGCGAGTCAGAGGGGCAGTGACCGTTGCCGACTGACCGACGGGCAAGACCCACCTCGCGCAGTTCCCGGTGTCCCGCCTCAGTCGATTTTCTATCGCGAATATTGGTTTATGCGCGGCGGTGCGAAACAGCACATTGAAACCGGCCCACCCGGGAGAGAGCCGTATGAGACTGTTGCGACGACTGCGTCCGACGGGCGACGACCGGACACGGGTCGGGCTGTTCGTCGACGGGCCGAACATCCTCAGATCGGAGTTCGATGTCGACCTGGACGATGTCCGGCTCATAGCGGAGTCGTACGGGCCGCTCTCGACGACGCGGCTCTACCTCGACGAGAACGCCTCCCCGGGGCTCATCCAGGCCGGCGAAGCCCGGGGGTTCGAGGTGGTCACGACCAGTGGCGACGTGGACGTACGGCTGGCGGTCGACGCGACCGCGGCCGTCGTCGACGATCGGATCGACGTGTTGGTGATCGCTTCCCGGGACACGGATTTCAAGCCCGCCCTGGAGGTCGCGGCACGGGAGGGCGTGCAGACGGTCGCCGTCGCCCCGGGCGAACACGGTCGGTCGGACGCGCTCCGGAACGCCGCCCAGGACGCCCTCTCGCTGGACGGGGATGTCGAATAGGTTTTGTCAGGGGCGTGCCGACGCCGGGGTATGGAGATCGACGAGACGCCCGTCTTGGACAACCACCTACACCTCGACCCGGTCCAGGGACGCAACACCGAGGCAGTCACGGAGTTCGCCGATCACGGCGGGACCCACCTGCTCGTCCTGAACAAGCCGTCCTGGCACCTGGTCGAGGCCGCGACCGACGAGGCGACCTTCCGCGAGGCGTTCGACCTGACCGTCCAGGCCGTCGAGGACGCGACCGACGTGCTCCCGGGCCGTGCCTGGCCGGTACTGGGGGTTCACCCGGCGCTGCTCTCGCGGCTCGTCGACGAGGGATACACCCCACAAGAAGCCCGGGACATCATGCAGACCGGGCTCGACATCGCCGCCGAGTACGTCACCGACGGTCCGGCGCTGGCGATCAAGTCCGGCCGGCCCCACTACGATGTCGACGACGACGTGTGGGCGGCTTCGAACGAGGTGATGCGCCACGGCTTCGCGCTCGCGGCCGAGGGCGCCTTCGCGATCCAACTGCACACCGAGGGCGGCGAGGACTTCGAGGAGGTGGCCCAGTGGGCCGAAGCCGAGGGGATGGACCGCCGGCAGGTCGTCAAACACTATTCGGGCGGTCGGCTCCGCGGGCCGACGAAGTCCGTGCTCGCGGACAAAGACGAGATCGAGGTCGCCATCGAGGAGGACGAACCGTTCCTGCTGGAGACCGACTACATCGACGATCCGGAGCGACCCGGTGCGGTGCTGGGACCGAAGACAGTCCCCCGACGGGTGCGGTGGCTCCTGGAGAACGGGCACGACGACGCGGTCAGAACAGCCTGCGTCGAGACGCCGAAGGCGGTCTACGGCATCGACACGGAGGCGACGCTCGCGGACTGAGTCCTGACTTATCCGAACTTCCCGGTGATGTAGTCCTCGACGCGCTGGCTCTCGGGGTTCTCGAAGATCTTGTCGGTGTCGTCGAACTCCACGAGTTCGCCGCCGGTGAGGAAGACGGCCGTCTTATCGGAGATCCGGGCCGCCTGCTGCATGTTGTGGGTGACGATGACGACGGTGTACTCCGTCGCCAACTCCTCGATGAGGTCCTCGATCTGTGAGGTGGCGATCGGGTCCAGCGCCGAGGCGGGTTCGTCCATGAGGACGACCTCGGGGTCGACCGCGATGGCGCGAGCGATACAGAGGCGCTGTTGTTGGCCCCCCGAGAGATCAAGCGCCGAGTCGTCAAGCCGGTCTTTGACCTCGTCCCACAGCGCGGCCTTCTTCAGGGATTCCTCGACGACCGCGTCGATGTCGTCGGTCTTGTCCTGGATGCGCAGGCCGTAGGCGACGTTGTCGTAGATGCTCTTGGGGAAGGGGTTGGGATGCTGGAACACCATCCCGATCCGGCGGCGCAGCGCCACGGGGTCGACATCGCCGTCGTAGACGTTCTTGCCTTTGAACGTGAGCTCCCCCTCGACGCGCGCGATGTCGATGAGATCGTTCATACGGTTGATACACCGCAGGAACGTCGATTTCCCACAGCCCGAGGGACCGATCATCGCGGTGACCTGGTTCTCGGGGATCGCCAGATCGATCTCCTGGAGCGCCCGTGTCTCGCCGTAGAAGACATCCAGGTCCCGGGACTCGATGACCGTCGCGGTCGAGGCTGGCTGGCTCCGGGAGGCCTCGTCGAGGCCGCCCGCGCCGGGCTGGGTTTCGACGACGCTGCCGTCGTCTGACTCTACGTCCGTGTCGCTTGCCATGTCCTGTCGTGTCATTAGTTCGCCTCCTGTTGATATTTGTTGCGTACGAGGATCGCGACGGAGTTCATCGTCAGCAGGACGATCAAGAGCGTCACGACCCCGGCCGCGACGACCCCGTACCGGAAGTCAGCAGAGGGCTGGAACGCCCAGGCGTAGATCTGCATCGGCATCGCGGTGAGCTTCCCGAACAGGCCCGACGGGGGCGTGAACTTCGTCGTCGCCACCCCGACCATGATCAGCGGGGCGGTCTCCCCGATCGCCCGGCCCAGGGCCAGGATCGTCCCGGTCAGGATGCCGGGCAGCGATCGCGGCAGGACGACGTTGCGAATCGTCTGCCAGCGGGTCGCGCCCATCCCGTAGGAAGCCTGCCGGAGCGAGTCCGGAACCGACCGGATCGCCTCCTGTGCCGAGATGACGACGATCGGGAGGATGAGCAGGGAGATCGTCATCGACGCGGTCAGCACCGTCCCGACGCCGAACCCGGCGTAGGTCACCGGACCCAGTTGGGCGTTGATGTTGACGAACACGCCCAGGCCGAGCAGGCCGTAGACGACCGAGGGGACGCCCGCCAGATTCGAGATGTTGACGTTGACCATCCGGGTCGTCGCCCCCAGGATACCGTTCGACGGCGCGTACTCTTCGAGGTAGATCGCCGTCCCGACCCCGAAGACGAACGTGAACACGCTGACGAGCGCGATCAGGAACACCGACCCGATGATCGCCGGGTAGAGCCCGGCTTCGGCAGCACTCGTGATCGCCGGGGGACTGGTGACGAACTGCCAGTCGAGCCAGGGCGAGGGCTGGGTCGCGCCGATAGCGCCGACGACCGTCTCGCCCAGTAGGAACCCGACGACCGCGACGACCGGTAGCGCGAATGCCGCCCATCGCTCGCGCTGACGGACGGTGTTCGCGACCGCGAAGCCGACCGGGAGACCGAACATCACGAGGGCGACGAGCCAGACCGAACGGGAGACGACCGGAACCGTGTCGACGACCGGGACCGCGCCGATCGCCAGCACGGGCAGTGTCGCCCCCGCGAGGAGGCTTCGACGACGCCCGACGCCGAGGCGGTCCTCCGCCAGGAAGGCGACGACTCCCGACGCCGGCAGCACGAGCGAGAGGAAGTAGACGCCCGGGCCGCCCAGCATCGCGCCAAGACCCGCCAGCGGGCCCAGCGCCAGGGTGCCGACCACCGGACCGAGGACGACCGCGCCGAGCATCCCCAGGCCGACCCAGGTCGCCCCGCGGTCGTACTGACCGTAGACGAAGAGTCCGAGCGTCGGGCCGACGACGGTCAGGAAGTACGCGAACCAGATCGCCGGCGAGGCGATGATATCGAGGACGATGACGGCCGCGACTGTCAGCATGAGTCCGCCCAGGGTGAGGCTGAACAGTTCGAACGCGCCGGCCGCGACGGCCGGTCGTGCTCTGGCGTACAGTCCGAACCCGAGCAGTGGTATCAAAAGCGTCGCGGTGTAGGTGAGATACCAGCCGACACCGGCGCTGTCCAGTCCCATCGCGTCCCAGAAGACGTACGCGAGCAGAGCGCCCAGCGCGACGATCCCGACGATCGACGCGACGAACGCCACGGTCTTGAAGACGATTCCCTTGATCCGGCTGACCTCGCCGAACTCCGTCGATGTCTGTGTCCCTGTAGCCATTACTCGTAGACCTCCCGGTAGCGACTGGCGACGAGGTTACTGACGACGTTCATCGCCAGGGTGATGACAAACAGCGTGATGCCGATGGCAAACAGCGACTGGTAGGCCGTCGAGCCGCCGGTGATGTCGCCGCCGGCGATCTGGACCATCGAGGCGGTCATCGTCGCCGAACTCTCGGCGTACAGCCCCAGGATGTCGCCGGGCGCCATGTACGGAACGCCGAACGCGGACTTGACCGGGGGGATGTCCGGCGGCTGGGAGCCCGCGGCGACGACGACGGCCATCGTCTCGCCGATCGCCCGCGAGACCGCGAGGATGAACGAGGAAGCGATGCCGGAGACGGCCGCGGGCACGACGATGGTGACCGAGACGTTGAACTTCGTCGCACCCAGCCCGTAGCCGGCCTCCCGCAGCGAGTCGGGGACGGAACTCATGGCGTCCTCGCTGATCGAGGAGACCATCGGGATGATCATGATACCGACCACGATCGAGGCAGACAGCGCGTTGAACAGCCCGAGCGTCGGCAGGCCCAGTCCGAGCGTGCCGTTTACGGCGTTGATGAGGACGTTCAGCGCCGGGGTGATGTAGACGAGCGCGAAGTAGCCGTAGACGACCGTCGGGACGCCTGCGAGGACTTCGAGCATCGGTTTGAGGATCGATCGGGTCCGCTCGCTGGCGTATTCGCTGATGTAGATTGCCGTCAACAGACCGATCGGCAGGGCGAGGACCGCCGCCCCGACGGTGATGAGCATTGTCCCCAGGATCAGCGGGAGGACCCCGAACGCGACCGGCTCCAGGTTCGGCTGGAACGTCGTCCCCGTCAGGAACTCCACGATCGGGTAGGCCGCGAAAAACTCCGTCGCGTCGAGCAACAGGACGGCGATGATGCTCACCGTCGTCAGAATAGATAGCACGGCACAGCCCGCCAGGGCGTATTTATAAGCCGACTCCCGGACCGTCCTGAATCCCCGGTCGCCCGACAGGTCCGGGGTCTGTCCCTCGTTGCTCATCGTGCTCGTTGGCCCCTATATCGGGTCGTGGCAAAAAGGACTCGAAGTGTATCCATAGTTCTATTGTGTCTGTATAGCTGGCTATGATGTTCCGACCGCGGAGGCGGGGCTACTGGACCTCGTCGATGACGCTGTTGAGCGCGTCGAGTTCGGACTGCATCGCCTCCTGTGTCTTCGGGACGTAGCCGATCTCGTCGGCGATCAGCGAGGAGTTGGCGCTCTGTTCGACGTAGTAGCGAGCGAACTCGGCGACGTGTTCCTCCGCCAGCGCGCTCTTTCTCGGGTAGGTAAACAGCGGCCGGGAGAGAGGCTGGTAGGACCCCTCCTTGGCGGTTTCGAGCGAGGGCACCACACAGCCGTCCCCGTTGTCGATGCCGAGGGCTTTGACGGCGTCCGTGTTACCCTGGTAGTAGGCGAACCCGAAGTAGCCGATGCCGTACTGGTCCTGCTGGACGCCCTGGAGAATGATGTTGTCCTGCTCGGTGGCCTCGTAGTCGCTGGTGTGGTTGACTTCCTCGCCGAGGATTGCCTCGTTGAAGTAGTCGAAAGTGCCGGAGGTGTCGGCCGCGCCGAACCGGTTGATCGGCTGGTCGGGCCAGTCGCCGTTCACGTCCGACCACTGCGAGGCGCCGTCGGCCCGCCAGATCTGTCTGAGCTGGTCGGGGGTCATGCAGTCGACCCAGTCGTTCTCGTTGTTGACGATGACCGTCAGCGCGTCGGTCGCGACGTTGATCTCGTGGTACTCGATCCCGTTCTCAGAGCAGAGGTCCTCCTCTTCGCCCTTGATCGGCCGTGAGGCGTTGTTGAAATCCGAGTTCCCCACACAGAAGTGGTTGCTGAAGCCACCACCGGAGCCGGTCGGCGAGACGCTGATGTCGACGCCGCTGTGTTCTTGCTGGAACCGGTTGGCGACGGCGACGGCCACCGGGTACACCGTGCTGCTTCCGGTGATCGTGATTTCGCCCGAGAGCCCGCTCGATCCGGACCCCGAACTCCCACCGTCGCTGCCGCCGTCACCGCTGCCCGAAGGGCCTTCCGTACATCCGGCCAGCGCGAGGGCGCCGGCGGCGCCAGTACTTGTCAGGAAGCCACGACGCGAGATTCCGCGGGTCGGTGAGTCCGTCATCACCACTACGGAGACTATGGGTGAGTAAGTACGCTACTATGATTACTATACTTCGGTACCCACTCTATATATTACTAAATAGGAAAAATTCTCGTATGTACCACTAATTCCTCGCTCATACTCCGTTTCCGAGTGAATCACCGCCTTACAGTGGGTTTTGGGCGT from Haloarcula pelagica carries:
- a CDS encoding pectinesterase family protein; translation: MSLQQLAIGVILVLSLGAATGPVTAQTATADTHVVAADGSGEFRTIDAALAAADDGDTVEVRPGVYRERVTVDDNVTLVAPHGAVLDGGQFTDSAALSLGRDTAATIRGFTIRYYTVGVWANGTTGDWTVTNTSVIGGTVGIEASNTAGDWTVASTTVAATSDDALYAPRASGAWTIADSRFDSPGGDGIDAARTTGEWRVRDVVVTRPATDGIDATGSTGDWRVTDARVSDAERGLKAIRADGDWRAMGVTVRDSPVGITAPRATGAWTVTDADVRASGVAAFVGRTTGAWTIADSRLDGGVRGVYAFGTRGPWTIRNTVITTDDTSAAVGVDTREASGDWRTQNVSVRVATP
- a CDS encoding NYN domain-containing protein — encoded protein: MRLLRRLRPTGDDRTRVGLFVDGPNILRSEFDVDLDDVRLIAESYGPLSTTRLYLDENASPGLIQAGEARGFEVVTTSGDVDVRLAVDATAAVVDDRIDVLVIASRDTDFKPALEVAAREGVQTVAVAPGEHGRSDALRNAAQDALSLDGDVE
- a CDS encoding TatD family hydrolase, which codes for MEIDETPVLDNHLHLDPVQGRNTEAVTEFADHGGTHLLVLNKPSWHLVEAATDEATFREAFDLTVQAVEDATDVLPGRAWPVLGVHPALLSRLVDEGYTPQEARDIMQTGLDIAAEYVTDGPALAIKSGRPHYDVDDDVWAASNEVMRHGFALAAEGAFAIQLHTEGGEDFEEVAQWAEAEGMDRRQVVKHYSGGRLRGPTKSVLADKDEIEVAIEEDEPFLLETDYIDDPERPGAVLGPKTVPRRVRWLLENGHDDAVRTACVETPKAVYGIDTEATLAD
- a CDS encoding peptide-methionine (S)-S-oxide reductase MsrA, which codes for MEATDRLTPDRTAPPPSETRTATFGLGCFWGPDARFGSMTGVVRTRVGYAGGTAADPTYYSLGDHTEVVQVEYAPADLDYTDLLEVCWRSHDPFSAAHKRQYRGVILVHDDDQLAAAERSRDALADRTGKSVQTPIETLGEFTLAEDSHQKYELRSTPVLGDELLDHYGEALVDSTVAARLNGFVAGHGDPDQREAFLAGLDLPPSVLAEVERRL
- a CDS encoding PAS domain S-box protein, with translation MSEEVDVLYVRRSDGGPPTLAVDGVLTVSSSEAVVETLADSIPDVIVCEHTLDGPETGLDVVEAVRRIDETVPVLYCTDSPDGRLAAEATRLGATEYVPLDEADLAERVEAYRPRTDAPRTLPTAFDSSFEAVAGSINDAVVTIDAESRIVYANDPLTELTGYDRDELVGDPFVKLVPDHLEQAHEEGLKAYVENRERAIDWDYLELPLLTASGDELTVAVSFGDFEHDGDWYCTGVVRDISDRKDREERLEATNRRLDLALDGTDTGVYELNLETGEVVWDDATAALFDTTPEAFGGTLEEFYQYVHPEDRSVVFDEFQAARGDGEQFESEFRVLVDDEVRWLHTNGVIEDRDAEAPRLVAIATDITDQRERQAALRANNESLQQLARLAANDTLTQRETIERVLELGADRLGLSLGYLSRIDGSDYEIQTLVGDHEVVREGVTVDLDHTYCRRVVEDGETLGIRDAAEEGWGDSVPYKAGGIACYMGGAIHVDGELYGTLCFADDEPRDDPFSDAEQTFIEVLIQWVSREVERRQREDELERYEDIIEAVDDGVYALDDEGSFEFVNEAMLDLTGYSEEALLGSHTSVVKTDEVVERAEMVVREMLFGNLDDEATFDLALQRADGDSFPAEDHMTLLWDDEEFVGTAGVIRDITERKERERELELARERTEQILRRVGDAFFAVDDSWELTFFNSRAEEVLGKDAETVLGENLWEMFPDAVDSKFYRQYHDAMETQEQTTFEAFYPPIDRWFQVTAYPSENGLSVYFHDITEQRRRDEALSGLLDTTRALMQAHRPEEVAETVVSAAKRDLGFEMNLVRLYDEDRETLDVVTATDKSPYRPQYDADEGIPGRAFQRGETIRVDDFDEFADSDLVDGEIPVAGAMYVPMGDHGVMSIGTDDPEGFDDTDASVAEILASNAAAALDRVAREQDLLRYQTVVENVRDMVYVLDTEGRFQLVTDPLAEWLGFEPGEMLGERPSRLLDDREVAAFEQAIRDLRESDADGVKVETALTTARGDHRPAEVEVSLVDGESFRGSIGVVRDLTDLKQAREQLQEEQDRFTYLFDNLPDAVVESEFVDGEPVVKSLNAAFSDVFGFDRNEVIGANLNDFILPPGENVHEEAVHLDELGQAGETVQAEVRRQTVHGARDFLFRGVPYSQDDGDTVAGFGIYTDITDQRERERRLEVLNRVLRHNLRNDLTVVLGLADEVHERIEDEQLASLLERLQRKAEEVASLSDRARQIERSVRREDAGNQPVDVPSVVASLADTVSQQYGVDIDTSLPDQQAVAADGRFQRVVEELLENAVEHGGDDPSVRLTVSAGSETVTVTVADDGPGIPEHELDVLTGDEPITQLTHGSGLGLWLVIWVTNSYGGSVSFESDDDGTVVRLHIPRTGD
- a CDS encoding response regulator, whose translation is MSIDVLLVDEDRDVLEIVETFLGQEDGFVVTGETDPETALGRIADGGYDAVVSDYKMPKLDGLELCSALRDRGNDVPFLLFTARELEDLEGAADDAGVTNIVQKGTGTEQYSVLADHIRDVV
- a CDS encoding DUF7511 domain-containing protein, producing MHSEPDWVADETRQPETPAVELQSTVVRYSDGADRCTVYPPDCPETARLTTWLSADRAVFVDRDAMR